A window of the Gossypium hirsutum isolate 1008001.06 chromosome A05, Gossypium_hirsutum_v2.1, whole genome shotgun sequence genome harbors these coding sequences:
- the LOC107951003 gene encoding uncharacterized protein isoform X2 produces MPCLKSVTWTLTRPSIASSLKSKDTVDSRSRGANNLGSRGGRSGSDRYMGRGGSSDYSSNESGPFHGKPAQKRENGTHAYAGSSSSASGQGNNMNRRLPSHSEAVISGHKTTTAGLVDGISSSSQPSGYQSSWLGAPGQVSMADIVKMGRPQNKASVMPNPPHQSVNNRHLAVPHSAEVTYEPDITTNQHSSPSDEWPPIDNASAVNVNPILEAPAESGLYAEASNLPVDRNNQLLKAELEEAQAVDDDPVETVDGNHVESPISTRNIQEDDSGGSSLYDNNLHKDANSYQPQRHAFEHDEAEDGSSSVAVNMQQLNLHNDDQEASSEEDNPSVIIPNHLQVHTPDCSHLSFGSFGPAIGSVFSGSFASRPLKNNLDEAPESADISSIGHSENRNPEYYGDEHLRSNAEGNIMIRSTVNTGNYEATEDSQPAVLKQDASEAAQGNQYAFPSSASGYSYENAQQLNPAFTHPQTSTQMQNLTPFSSVMQAYTNSLPSTLLTSTVQTAREPDLPYSPFPVTQSMPTKYTNAVSSISGPTISMPEALRAASISAPQATPQTLPSASVATGPALPQHLAMHPFSQPTLPLGHFANMISYPFLPQSYTYMPSAFQQGFAGNSNYPQSLAAVLPQYKNSVSVSSLPQSAAIASGYGFGSSTNIPGGLPLNPPTAPAGTTIGYDDILSSQYKDSNHLMSLQQTENSAMWVHGPGSRTMSAVPGSNYYSFQGQNQQGGGFRQGQQPSQHFGALGYPNFYHSQTGVLGDHQQQNPMDGSLSGSQGQPSKQTQQLWQNNY; encoded by the exons ATGCCGTGCTTAAAGAGTGTAACATGGACCCTAACGAGGCCGTCAATCGCCTCCTCTCTCAAG AGCAAAGACACAGTTGATTCCAGGTCTCGTGGTGCCAACAACCTTGGGAGTCGTGGTGGTAGGAGTGGTTCAGACCGATATATGGGGCGTGGTGGCTCATCCGATTATAGTTCTAATG AGTCTGGACCTTTCCATGGTAAACCTGCTCAAAAGAGGGAAAATGGAACTCACGCTTATGCAGGTTCTTCATCTTCTGCATCGGGTCAAGGAAACAACATGAATCGGAGACTGCCATCCCATAG TGAAGCTGTTATCTCCGGACATAAAACAACCACAGCAGGTTTAGTTGATGGTATTTCTTCATCTTCACAACCTTCTGGATACCAGTCTTCTTGGTTGGGGGCTCCAGGTCAAGTATCAATGGCTGATATTGTGAAGATGGGCAGACCACAAAACAAGGCTTCTGTCATGCCAAACCCACCTCATCAAAGTGTTAATAATCGGCATCTTGCAGTACCTCATTCTGCAGAAGTCACTTACGAGCCTGATATCACCACAAACCAGCATAGTTCCCCAAGTGATGAATGGCCCCCCATTGACAATGCATCGGCTGTTAACGTGAACCCTATCTTAGAAGCACCTGCAGAGTCTGGATTGTATGCAGAGGCATCTAACTTGCCTGTGGATAGAAACAACCAACTCTTGAAAGCCGAGTTAGAGGAAGCTCAGGCAGTGGATGATGATCCTGTCGAAACTGTTGATGGTAACCATGTTGAGTCTCCTATTTCAACTAGAAATATACAAGAGGATGATTCTGGAGGCTCATCTCTTTATGATAATAACTTACATAAGGATGCCAATTCCTATCAGCCTCAAAGGCATGCTTTTGAGCATGATGAAG cCGAAGATGGTTCTTCATCGGTTGCTGTGAATATGCAGCAACTTAATTTGCATAATGATGACCAGGAGGCATCATCTGAAGAGGATAATCCATCTGTAATCATACCAAACCACCTGCAAGTCCACACCCCAGACTGTTCACATTTGAGTTTTGGAAGTTTTGGACCTGCAATTGGTTCTGTCTTTTCCGGATCATTTGCATCAAGGCCCTTGAAGAATAATTTGGATGAAGCTCCTGAATCAGCTGATATCTCTTCTATTGGGCACTCCGAGAATAG AAATCCCGAGTATTATGGGGACGAACATCTCAGAAGTAATGCAGAGGGAAATATAATGATTAGAAGTACTGTCAACACTGGAAATTATGAAGCTACTGAAGATTCTCAACCAGCAGTACTGAAACAGGATGCTTCTGAAGCTGCCCAAGGGAACCAATATGCATTTCCTTCATCTGCATCTGGTTATAGCTATGAGAACGCTCAACAGTTAAATCCTGCTTTTACTCATCCTCAGACAAGCACTCAAATGCAGAATCTCACTCCCTTCTCAAGCGTAATG CAAGCATATACAAATTCATTGCCAAGCACTTTGCTGACATCAACTGTTCAGACTGCAAGGGAGCCGGATCTTCCATATTCACCCTTCCCTGTGACTCAGTCAATGCCAACAAAATACACAAATGCAGTCTCTTCCATTAGTGGCCCCACAATTTCTATGCCAGAG GCTCTGAGAGCAGCTAGTATATCTGCACCACAGGCGACTCCACAGACCCTTCCTAGTGCCAGTGTTGCCACGGGACCTGCTCTTCCTCAGCATCTAGCCATGCACCCTTTTTCCCAACCTACGCTTCCATTGGGACATTTTGCCAACATGATTAGTTATCCTTTCTTGCCACAAAGTTACACTTATATGCCATCAGCTTTCCAGCAGGGATTTGCCGGTAATAGTAACTACCCTCAATCCCTGGCAGCAGTGCTCCCCCAATACAAAAATAGTGTTTCTGTTAGCAGTTTGCCTCAATCTGCTGCAATTGCATCTGGCTATGGGTTTGGGAGTTCTACCAATATTCCTGGAGGACTTCCTCTGAATCCGCCTACAGCACCTGCAGGCACAACCATTGGCTATGATGATATTCTGAGTTCTCAGTACAAGGACAGCAATCATTTGATGTCGCTTCAACAG ACTGAGAATTCAGCCATGTGGGTTCATGGCCCTGGCTCACGAACAATGTCTGCTGTTCCTGGAAGCAATTATTACAGCTTCCAGGGGCAAA
- the LOC107951003 gene encoding uncharacterized protein isoform X1: MSGKGGGAGNNGIGKGNSGISGIPAGSRKMVQSLKEIVNCPEPEIYAVLKECNMDPNEAVNRLLSQDPFHEVKSKRDKKKESKDTVDSRSRGANNLGSRGGRSGSDRYMGRGGSSDYSSNESGPFHGKPAQKRENGTHAYAGSSSSASGQGNNMNRRLPSHSEAVISGHKTTTAGLVDGISSSSQPSGYQSSWLGAPGQVSMADIVKMGRPQNKASVMPNPPHQSVNNRHLAVPHSAEVTYEPDITTNQHSSPSDEWPPIDNASAVNVNPILEAPAESGLYAEASNLPVDRNNQLLKAELEEAQAVDDDPVETVDGNHVESPISTRNIQEDDSGGSSLYDNNLHKDANSYQPQRHAFEHDEAEDGSSSVAVNMQQLNLHNDDQEASSEEDNPSVIIPNHLQVHTPDCSHLSFGSFGPAIGSVFSGSFASRPLKNNLDEAPESADISSIGHSENRNPEYYGDEHLRSNAEGNIMIRSTVNTGNYEATEDSQPAVLKQDASEAAQGNQYAFPSSASGYSYENAQQLNPAFTHPQTSTQMQNLTPFSSVMQAYTNSLPSTLLTSTVQTAREPDLPYSPFPVTQSMPTKYTNAVSSISGPTISMPEALRAASISAPQATPQTLPSASVATGPALPQHLAMHPFSQPTLPLGHFANMISYPFLPQSYTYMPSAFQQGFAGNSNYPQSLAAVLPQYKNSVSVSSLPQSAAIASGYGFGSSTNIPGGLPLNPPTAPAGTTIGYDDILSSQYKDSNHLMSLQQTENSAMWVHGPGSRTMSAVPGSNYYSFQGQNQQGGGFRQGQQPSQHFGALGYPNFYHSQTGVLGDHQQQNPMDGSLSGSQGQPSKQTQQLWQNNY; this comes from the exons ATGAGCGGGAAAGGAGGAGGTGCTGGAAATAATGGGATAGGGAAGGGTAATAGTGGAATTTCAGGTATTCCGGCTGGGTCTCGGAAGATGGTCCAGAGCTTGAAGGAGATTGTGAACTGCCCCGAACCCGAGATCTATGCCGTGCTTAAAGAGTGTAACATGGACCCTAACGAGGCCGTCAATCGCCTCCTCTCTCAAG ATCCTTTTCACGAGGTGAAGAGCAAACGAGACAAGAAAAAAGAG AGCAAAGACACAGTTGATTCCAGGTCTCGTGGTGCCAACAACCTTGGGAGTCGTGGTGGTAGGAGTGGTTCAGACCGATATATGGGGCGTGGTGGCTCATCCGATTATAGTTCTAATG AGTCTGGACCTTTCCATGGTAAACCTGCTCAAAAGAGGGAAAATGGAACTCACGCTTATGCAGGTTCTTCATCTTCTGCATCGGGTCAAGGAAACAACATGAATCGGAGACTGCCATCCCATAG TGAAGCTGTTATCTCCGGACATAAAACAACCACAGCAGGTTTAGTTGATGGTATTTCTTCATCTTCACAACCTTCTGGATACCAGTCTTCTTGGTTGGGGGCTCCAGGTCAAGTATCAATGGCTGATATTGTGAAGATGGGCAGACCACAAAACAAGGCTTCTGTCATGCCAAACCCACCTCATCAAAGTGTTAATAATCGGCATCTTGCAGTACCTCATTCTGCAGAAGTCACTTACGAGCCTGATATCACCACAAACCAGCATAGTTCCCCAAGTGATGAATGGCCCCCCATTGACAATGCATCGGCTGTTAACGTGAACCCTATCTTAGAAGCACCTGCAGAGTCTGGATTGTATGCAGAGGCATCTAACTTGCCTGTGGATAGAAACAACCAACTCTTGAAAGCCGAGTTAGAGGAAGCTCAGGCAGTGGATGATGATCCTGTCGAAACTGTTGATGGTAACCATGTTGAGTCTCCTATTTCAACTAGAAATATACAAGAGGATGATTCTGGAGGCTCATCTCTTTATGATAATAACTTACATAAGGATGCCAATTCCTATCAGCCTCAAAGGCATGCTTTTGAGCATGATGAAG cCGAAGATGGTTCTTCATCGGTTGCTGTGAATATGCAGCAACTTAATTTGCATAATGATGACCAGGAGGCATCATCTGAAGAGGATAATCCATCTGTAATCATACCAAACCACCTGCAAGTCCACACCCCAGACTGTTCACATTTGAGTTTTGGAAGTTTTGGACCTGCAATTGGTTCTGTCTTTTCCGGATCATTTGCATCAAGGCCCTTGAAGAATAATTTGGATGAAGCTCCTGAATCAGCTGATATCTCTTCTATTGGGCACTCCGAGAATAG AAATCCCGAGTATTATGGGGACGAACATCTCAGAAGTAATGCAGAGGGAAATATAATGATTAGAAGTACTGTCAACACTGGAAATTATGAAGCTACTGAAGATTCTCAACCAGCAGTACTGAAACAGGATGCTTCTGAAGCTGCCCAAGGGAACCAATATGCATTTCCTTCATCTGCATCTGGTTATAGCTATGAGAACGCTCAACAGTTAAATCCTGCTTTTACTCATCCTCAGACAAGCACTCAAATGCAGAATCTCACTCCCTTCTCAAGCGTAATG CAAGCATATACAAATTCATTGCCAAGCACTTTGCTGACATCAACTGTTCAGACTGCAAGGGAGCCGGATCTTCCATATTCACCCTTCCCTGTGACTCAGTCAATGCCAACAAAATACACAAATGCAGTCTCTTCCATTAGTGGCCCCACAATTTCTATGCCAGAG GCTCTGAGAGCAGCTAGTATATCTGCACCACAGGCGACTCCACAGACCCTTCCTAGTGCCAGTGTTGCCACGGGACCTGCTCTTCCTCAGCATCTAGCCATGCACCCTTTTTCCCAACCTACGCTTCCATTGGGACATTTTGCCAACATGATTAGTTATCCTTTCTTGCCACAAAGTTACACTTATATGCCATCAGCTTTCCAGCAGGGATTTGCCGGTAATAGTAACTACCCTCAATCCCTGGCAGCAGTGCTCCCCCAATACAAAAATAGTGTTTCTGTTAGCAGTTTGCCTCAATCTGCTGCAATTGCATCTGGCTATGGGTTTGGGAGTTCTACCAATATTCCTGGAGGACTTCCTCTGAATCCGCCTACAGCACCTGCAGGCACAACCATTGGCTATGATGATATTCTGAGTTCTCAGTACAAGGACAGCAATCATTTGATGTCGCTTCAACAG ACTGAGAATTCAGCCATGTGGGTTCATGGCCCTGGCTCACGAACAATGTCTGCTGTTCCTGGAAGCAATTATTACAGCTTCCAGGGGCAAA